Proteins co-encoded in one Ammoniphilus sp. CFH 90114 genomic window:
- a CDS encoding response regulator transcription factor produces MEKILVVEDELSISTLIKFNLEKAGYTVTTAMDGKEGLEIARRELPDLIVLDLMLPLMDGMEVCKTLRMEKNNTPILMLTAKDEELDKILGLELGADDYMTKPFSPREVLARVRAILRRSKQTPNMAAETVEEQVFSMGPLQIFPEKYEATFHNEKLELTPKEFELLLYLAKNQGRVMTRDQLLNAVWNYDYVGDSRIVDVHISHLREKIEEDTKQPKHIKTVRGLGYKFEG; encoded by the coding sequence ATGGAAAAAATCTTAGTGGTTGAAGACGAATTATCGATTTCTACCTTAATCAAGTTTAACTTAGAGAAAGCAGGCTACACAGTCACGACGGCTATGGATGGCAAAGAAGGACTAGAAATAGCGAGAAGAGAGCTTCCTGATCTGATCGTGCTGGACTTAATGCTTCCTTTGATGGATGGCATGGAAGTATGCAAGACGTTAAGAATGGAGAAGAATAATACGCCGATCTTGATGCTTACCGCAAAGGATGAAGAATTAGACAAGATTCTAGGATTAGAATTAGGTGCAGATGACTACATGACGAAGCCCTTTAGTCCGCGAGAGGTGTTAGCAAGGGTAAGGGCTATATTGAGAAGATCAAAACAAACTCCAAACATGGCTGCTGAAACGGTAGAAGAGCAAGTATTTAGTATGGGGCCGTTACAAATCTTTCCTGAAAAATATGAAGCTACCTTCCATAATGAGAAATTAGAGCTTACCCCTAAGGAATTTGAGCTGTTGCTTTACTTGGCAAAAAATCAGGGGAGAGTAATGACCAGGGATCAGTTGCTCAATGCTGTATGGAATTATGATTATGTAGGGGATTCGCGTATTGTGGATGTCCATATATCCCATTTGCGTGAAAAGATTGAAGAAGACACGAAGCAGCCTAAGCACATTAAGACGGTACGTGGATTAGGCTATAAGTTTGAAGGGTAA